Sequence from the Montipora foliosa isolate CH-2021 chromosome 12, ASM3666993v2, whole genome shotgun sequence genome:
TATCATAGGGCttgattggttggaaaaatgCTAAAAAGTAGGAgactagttaggatgattagcataaagacacaagaataattacttagtcgccatttatgaatatggtctatgaGGTCTAAAGACTTGTAATGCTTCTCTCACATGATTGTCAACATTTTTCTGATTTAATACACacaattttgtttgcttcgCTAAACATTTTACTCTTCTTATTCTAGTTTCACCTTTACTACAAGTTGCCTTTCTTGCCATGTTCCTGATTCCTGTGCAGTCCACCACGATCACGAAATTTGCATTGGCTGTTGGGACTGTGAGAGCATTCAGGCAGGTAAGGAAACACTAAGCGGATGCTGTGAAGCATTCAGCTAGAGGGGATAATAACATGTTGTGTTCCTCTGAGAGATTAGACCTCAGTAGGACGTCAATGGAAACCAATGTAAATGTGAAGTAGTACCTGTTCAGTATAGGTTAACCCATTGagtcctgggagtgagacttctGTCTCATGCCAGACGACTTTACCCGCCAAgtgggggcatcctagggtaCAAAAGGGGTCAATGGGTCAACCAGTAAAAAACTATTTCTCCTCCATTAATGATAATACTGTCTTACGTAATCACCCTGAGAGGAATTTTGGTTTTCTATTATAGGCTTGGCAAAACAGCTTTAACTCATTGTTAGAGTTATCTGTTGTTTGTCTCAGTAAAATAGCACTTGGTTCTGATGCAGCTGTGTGGTGGAATTCAGCAGGATTGGGTCTGCAATTGATGCTTGTTGGAGTTTGCAGAGACAGGATTCAGCAGCTTCTGGACAAGATTGTTTTTATGGTGATCTTAACTGTCACATCCTGGAAGCTACCCAAACAAAGACACAATGCAACACTTCCCATTCTAGTTACGTCTGCCATTCTTCTTCCTGTGGTAATTGCAGTACTTTGCGCTTCAACTTTATTAGCAGCTCCATTATTGCCACTGTTCTGCCTTCCTATTTTCCTGATTGGTTTTCCAAGACCTCTGCGTTCATGGCCATCAGCAGCCAGTACTGCTGCAGTGATTTGTGAAGACTCGATATATTATGAACAGTTGATCCCTCAAGTCACAGCCAGTCTTAGTGAGGCCATAGCCAAGGGCAGTCTTGGTAATCCATTACCAGGAGATCATTTCTTGGCACGATTTCAGGACCGTTTAATCTGGGCACATGTACTCGAGAGTGGTTATAAATTTGTCACTTTAGTACTTAAGGGTCTCGAACTGCAAGAGACATCATGTCACACTGTTGAGGCCACAAGTGTGGATGATGTGTTCCAAGAGGTTTTTGTTCACGAAGGCAAATGGCCACTGGTGTCTGTAATTACACATGCAACAAATGTTCTTAAGCCTCGTGACGTTCTTGTACTCAATACTTACTCTGATGCCAAAAATGTGCTGACGGGAATCATTGATCAACCTGAAAACCTAAAACGAAATTCTGAGAATTTCTTCAAGACCCTTGTGTGGGTGTTAGTAAATTACTGCAAAGATCATGAATTTAATATTGATGAAAGCAACACAAAACAAACTTCAACAACAGGCAACCTTAAAAAGCAGGAGACTTTAACACCTATAGAAAATTTAGTGGCTTTCAAGCCAAACAACGGCATCAAGGAAACTGTTTTTGAGGACCAGTTTACCCAGGAAACCTTTGAGCTTCAGCCTCTTTCAAAAAGTACACAAGAGGATCAACAACAACAGCTTACAAGTGTGTTTAGTGTCAAGCGCCAAAGAAGCAGCTCCTTGCCCAGTCTGAGCGGTAGTGTGTGGTCACaagaaagcttaaaacttgatGAAAGTGTAACAAGCCTTGGGAAACCAAAGGATTCAAAGAGAGTTAGTGGTCTTCCAGTACACGATGAGGATATTGATGATCTTGATGGGTCATTAAATCTTGGAGGTTTTCCAGCCGTTGATATAAGTCAATCAAAGGCAGCTACTTCTCAAGGCGCTCATTCACTCATTAACAAACAAGTTTCTTCTGTTGTTAGCACATTTGTAAACAATTCTACTAATTTTGGTACAAGCAGCAAGGTATGGCCTGCAGCTTTCACTTCAGAGCATGCTCACAAACTTGACCTGCCATTACGTTGGAAGTCTTTCATTCCAGTGGATAAAAATCACCTAGAATCCTTATttagcaaatttccagaccatTGGTTTACCCATGTCGTAGGATGTCTTCACTCAGGTCCAGACAAAAAGGCCATTGCCCAAAGCATCCTTAGTGATACTGCTCTTGTCAGCATTTACAAACAGTTGATATGTGCCTGTTATGCCCTGATAGAGGTGTTGGGATTGCCAGGTTCCTCCGCAGCAGCTGCTGGTCCAGTACATGTTCACAAGGTGTACTCTGGTGACTTACCTTGGTCCATAAACATTGATTGGCTCAATAAGGATGTTGAATTAAAGGCATTGGTACTGAAGGCATACAGGTGTGTCATCATTATGCTAAATATCATTAATTTCATTTATTGCTTATTAGAAATTTCAGATTAAAAGGTTGGAGCGAGTTTTTGGCAAGGTTTGATGGTGACAAATCACCAACAATAATTGTGAAGGTGGATGGGTGGATATATTGTGGGATTGCTTGAGAGTGAAAATTGCACTGCATGCCTTAGGAAGGCCATGAGAAATGACTGAAGTTGTTGTACACGGCACATCACCTGTGAATATCATTTAAACCATTTGACATTTCAACTCCAACATTATGTCTTGACGATTGTCGCCTCTGTTAATTTCCAACATTCCGCCTTTCAGCACAAGCCTTATGTggatgaagggggtagtttctaaagaaactgtcgTGCCGAGTCGGTGGGAAAGTAgtttacaaaaattttggttttatcaacggagttgatcatgtaaattggccaccgtacagagattctaaaagctgacgtttcgagcgttagcccttcgtcagatcTGAGCTGAGTCAGTAGTAGTTGAGCATCCAAGTTGAGATCAGAATAATGGTCAAACCTTCGACTCTCACAACGAGTACTCTGGGGTTTTTTTCCAAGTTTGCTGGTGTGTGTTTCTTGAATTGTTGAGATAGGATTGGTTTGATTTTCTGTGTTTGTAGGTACGCTTTTAAGTTGACGTATGATGAAGCAGTTCTGGGAGAAGTGACCAGTGATGATGAACTCATGGAGTACATGACAGAATATGATAGGGACTGGTACCTAGGTGCTGACACAGATCGGGATTGGCAGCTGTCAGTCCAAGGTGGAAAACCTTACCTCTTCTCCCTTGGTAGAGATAAAAGCAAGGTGGGAAATTAGATGAGCGTTTACGTACATCTCGGCTTGTCGATTTAGAACATTAAGTGATGTTGCATGTACATGTCTTTTTCATTTAGGGGTCATACACAAGTCGTGTTCTCACAAAACAAGAAATTATGGCCCCGGTGGGGCGCCTTAATGGAGAGTGCGTAAGAGGCCAGTGGGCCTCTCTGGTTCTTGAACTTTTGTACTTCACTAATGATGACGAAGAGCGATACAGCATCCAGGCGCACCCCACCCTACTCAGGAACCTCACTATCCAGGCAGCCGACCCTCCCCTAGGGTATCCTGTGTACTCCTCTGGAACTGTAACAGCACCTCTTGATTTACTGTAGCAGAACTGACAATGAAAAGGGGCTTTAATGGTTGCAATCTTCGCCCTAGATTTCATCAGTGCATTTATAATTTACGACTTCGTCGGCATATCTGGAGTTTGCGTCTTGTTAGCAGCCGATATACTCCACAAGAGGCTTTTGTTTTATCTTACGGTTCAGTTTTTGCTCAAGAGTTGCGGTAGTTTAAAGCAAAACCCAAGTTTCATTTATGGCGGTTTACAAAAAAGTCACAGTCTCCGTGCATGCGGCCCGTTTTACTGTTTGTAAAGCTATACATTCAGTGTCATGAGTGTGCATGCATGTTTTATTGCAAAAACAAAGGTCACAGCAATGCGAGCAAATGCTCCTCGTCCAAGAAAAGTCATTCTTTCCCAGGGTAAGGCCAATTTTAACACTTtacatttaaataaataaatttcgtACGTGGCAGTGAACATTCTGTGGCCAATATCTAAGTCGTGAGTAGCATGGTGTAAAAAAATGAAGTGAGAAAGCTGCCTATGACAAATAGTGTAAATATAAAGTTCCCAATGTAATTTCCGGAAACATGCTTATCCAAAAAGAATGTAAGCTGCAAGATATAGTAGATGGAATAAACAAGTTGTCCAGCGTGTACATTGACAATCGTGTGACTTCATTTGAAAAGGGAGTTTAAAATTTAGCGTTGGGacttttttttgtgtttttcccaGCATTGGAGCCTACAAATAGAAACTAATTACCACTGGGGCCCTCACTCTCAATCACCCCTGGCATTGCTAAGTTGTGGGGAAACGAGGCGACTCCAGAGGTGAGAGGGAGCAAGAGCCCCAGAAATGTAAGGGTGAAAGTCATCGCTGCGGGGAGGAGGGAGGGTCGGCGATCCGCAAGTCCTGCAGCAATTCACGAAAACACAGAGTACGCGCGGATTGGGAAACTCAATTTATATACGGACAAGGTCAGCGGCATAACACGTGACAGCTAAAAACAACCGGGCCCGTGGAATAGCAAATTAGGGTGTTTGATCGTGAGGGCCCCGGTGGGAATATTCTGCGGTTTACCAAAACAACTAGGTAGCCGGCAAAATCTCCCCACCACACCCACCCCCTTTAAAtacctgaggagaaagtgctgcctttgaaatgacatctgcaaatggttagactctcttgTCTTcacggataaggacaataaaccgtaggccccctCTCACAACCCTTCTATGTTCACAACCCAATGGGACATAAAAGcatccacacactattcgtaaagagtagggaatggagttcccggtgttgtggtctttcctctgtggtatatcatgttTTGGAGGTACTACCTACACCAAggtactctaaaatccgagggtaaataaagaaatgacgatgatgatgtgTTCACTCTCGCTTTACTGACCCTATCGCACAGGGCTTTGAGAATAAACTTAAAATGATCGATCTGATAAGTTCTTATatttaattgtttattttgccCGAAAAGAAGTAGTCAAATTCAGACAAAAATATAACTagacaaaaaatatttgtttgacAGTATGATTCAGTTTGTTGAAAATACTCTGGTGAATATACTTCGAgcgtatatatatgtatatatatgtatatatatgtatatattctGGACATTGTGGTTATCTGGATGTTACGGTTTTCATGCTTGACTAACCATGATAAACATGTTATCATTTCTTAAGTAGGATCGAGTTCGTAAAACACTCTGAGTGACAAAATCACCAAATCCAAAGCCATTTTCCGGCTCAGCCAGAGGAAGGGGAACCTTGTGAAATTTAAAGTCAACGATTTTGGTCACATTGACCCTCTTCACTTTGCAGACTTCTTGATCAATCAAAGAAATGCGAATCTTCTTCTCGAAAGGCCATGATAAAAGTGAATCATATTCACCGGGAATTATTTTGATAAATATCGATAAATAATTTCCCTTCAGTGTTTTATTCAACCCGAGGTCTGAACATCCCCCGTTTGGTAAAATCTTGATCCTCATTTTATACCCGTTTTTTGACAAATAAAAGGCTTCACTCTCTAGAATTTTCTGTTCATCTGAGACTGCCTTGTCATAAACAGCTTGAAAGTGAGATATCTTCCATACATACGGGGCATATTTCTCGGACATCTGCTCCAGACGTCTGAGTCTCTGTGACTGGTCTCTAACGAGACTAGCGAGCGCGCGGACCTGGTGCTGAGTTGCCTCTAGGCCGCGGAGAGCTAAGGCGAGGTGACGTTCAACTTCAGATTCTGAATGTAATTTGGCA
This genomic interval carries:
- the LOC137979362 gene encoding pecanex-like protein 4 codes for the protein MQQFESFQRNARGSTRGIGAPLLNDYKLEFFWKRFPQTLLGGLKLKLGYEAPFYVYLFQVLVFLVPFVLGGLFTIFVEFHIVTDLYVNSYIYGSLMVLFVLVAQLFSWLIRRGSSNLAKFQKNILAQDDEVDFVSCCGFETVQFLFPKKKFTINVFIHAIISGVLCGVMFLYLLPSTLNGLFGDTGATAVVFVFGWFVVCVGQYSLTSAPAPELALFRALDSLEITPLMRPFYVLIFGIIGILSRNYPEIVVVDKVLHILFLFLPLLWIVGVLPPLDVVFSWLAEQVLVLVLGGSAMATDIRLFVMFVLSSLVVVVVIFITHSTVIVITAACVGFVLSLDIFGFVLQLRVKLNSLCTKKPMTQWRLKEVIIFVVMFFLTAVIAGVSNHFSSSADTQIFQSFCFVFLVLLVSLKVLADVQSVSIFFGLFRNPLFPASIESARIFHKRKKNLTYVGILHQALHVYVSPLLQVAFLAMFLIPVQSTTITKFALAVGTVRAFRQAWQNSFNSLLELSVVCLSKIALGSDAAVWWNSAGLGLQLMLVGVCRDRIQQLLDKIVFMVILTVTSWKLPKQRHNATLPILVTSAILLPVVIAVLCASTLLAAPLLPLFCLPIFLIGFPRPLRSWPSAASTAAVICEDSIYYEQLIPQVTASLSEAIAKGSLGNPLPGDHFLARFQDRLIWAHVLESGYKFVTLVLKGLELQETSCHTVEATSVDDVFQEVFVHEGKWPLVSVITHATNVLKPRDVLVLNTYSDAKNVLTGIIDQPENLKRNSENFFKTLVWVLVNYCKDHEFNIDESNTKQTSTTGNLKKQETLTPIENLVAFKPNNGIKETVFEDQFTQETFELQPLSKSTQEDQQQQLTSVFSVKRQRSSSLPSLSGSVWSQESLKLDESVTSLGKPKDSKRVSGLPVHDEDIDDLDGSLNLGGFPAVDISQSKAATSQGAHSLINKQVSSVVSTFVNNSTNFGTSSKVWPAAFTSEHAHKLDLPLRWKSFIPVDKNHLESLFSKFPDHWFTHVVGCLHSGPDKKAIAQSILSDTALVSIYKQLICACYALIEVLGLPGSSAAAAGPVHVHKVYSGDLPWSINIDWLNKDVELKALVLKAYRYAFKLTYDEAVLGEVTSDDELMEYMTEYDRDWYLGADTDRDWQLSVQGGKPYLFSLGRDKSKGSYTSRVLTKQEIMAPVGRLNGECVRGQWASLVLELLYFTNDDEERYSIQAHPTLLRNLTIQAADPPLGYPVYSSGTVTAPLDLL